The DNA region TCTCTGTGGTAATTGTTCTTACTATGACTTTCGGCCATTTCGATACCGAAACCAACAAGATTTTACTGTATATCGACAGCTCGATATGCGTCATTTTCATGATCAATTTTTTTTATGGCTTATTCAAAGCTCGCAATAAAACCTATTACTTAAGACATCATTGGATTGATTTTGTTGCCAGCATCCCAGCCATTGAAGCACTACGTATAGCACGGGTATTTCAAATATTAAGAGTGATCCGCCTTATCCGCATGAGCCGGTCATTAATAATCCCATTATTACGCCAACGAAAACAGACTACATTAGCCAGTTTATTGGTGGCAATGGTGCTCATTCTTGCTGCTGCTTCAGTACTTATTTTATTAGTAGAAAGCGCAGAGCCTAACGCCAATATCCAAACCGCTGAACAAGCTATTTGGTGGGCTCTCGTCACTATCTCAACTGTCGGTTACGGTGACTTCTATCCCGTCAGTACTATCGGTCATATCATTGGTGGTTTGGTCATTATCAGTGGTGTCAGCTTTTTTGGGGTTATTTCGGGTTATATGGCTTCAGTATTTGTGGCGCCAGATGAACAAGAACGTAGTGAAGCACAAGAGGCTCAAGCGGCACATAAAGAACACATTAATAATCAGCTGACTCAAGCACTCGAACAAATGCAGCAAAACCAGCTTAAAATGGAACAAAACCAACAACAAATGCTGGATGAAATTGCCAAATTAAGACAACAACAAGATAAATAATCATCAAACTAAACCGAAAAACAGCTCAATAAAAAGCCCAAGATAATCTATATCTTGGGCTTTTTATTAGTATCCATTAACTAATTACCCACTAACTTTTGCCACCAAGACAAAGATTCACCGCAATTTTTTGCGGGTCTATAGCTGCTATCTAGCGCTGGCAGACCAATGATATTGTCACAATTGCCTTGCTTAGCCGCACCAGTGGTGCGATCAAAATAACCATTAATAACTCCATTAACAGGGATCATACGTAAACTCAGTGGTGGGCGT from Shewanella polaris includes:
- a CDS encoding ion transporter: MLESKRWSIKNVEAPSPFELAMMVLSLVSVVIVLTMTFGHFDTETNKILLYIDSSICVIFMINFFYGLFKARNKTYYLRHHWIDFVASIPAIEALRIARVFQILRVIRLIRMSRSLIIPLLRQRKQTTLASLLVAMVLILAAASVLILLVESAEPNANIQTAEQAIWWALVTISTVGYGDFYPVSTIGHIIGGLVIISGVSFFGVISGYMASVFVAPDEQERSEAQEAQAAHKEHINNQLTQALEQMQQNQLKMEQNQQQMLDEIAKLRQQQDK